AAGGCCAACACGCGCTTGATGAAGTCGCGGCGCGAGAGAATGGGCTGGCTGCTGTGTTCAAACATGGTTGATGACCTCCAGCGCCCCTAGCAGTCTCTCCGTATCCTGCGGCCGCCCGGCGCTGACCCGGATGCAGTTCTGCAGACCGGGCTTGTCATAATAGCGAACAAGTACGCCTTGCTCGGCCAGGCGGCGGTGCAGGTCGGCGGCGGGGCGGCCTTCGACGCGGCAGAGGACGAAATTGGCCTGGCTGGGATAGGGGCGGAGGTAGGGGAAGCGTCCGAGTTCGGCGATCAGGCGGTCGCGCTCGATTTTCAGGGCCTCGATGCGGGTGCGGAGATAGGGCAAGTCGTCGAGGCTGGTCAAGCCGGCCACGGTGGCGGCCACGTTGACGTTGTACGGCTGCTTGAATTTCCACAAGTGCTGGATGATCGCGAGCGGGAAGATGCCGTAGCCCAGACGCAGCCCGGCCAGCCCTGCCCATTTGCTGAAGGTGCGCAGGACGACCAGGTTGGGAGCGCCGGGAACCCATGTCGCCACGGATTGGCCATCGGCAGCGAACTCGATGTAGGCCTCGTCCACGACGACAACGAGGGGCAGGCGCAGTAGCCGGCGCAGGGCCTCGTGCGGGATCAGGCTGCCATCGGGGTTGTTCGGCGAGGTGAGGAAGAGGAGCTTGGGCCGGGGAGCCGAACCCAGCGCGGCCTGTTCGATGCCCTCGACATCCAGGCTGAAATCCTCCCGCCGCCAGACATCGACCACCCGCCCGCCGCTGAGTTTGGCATCGAAGCTGTACATGCCAAAGGTGGGCGGGCAGCTGAGGATGGCGTCGCCGGGGGTCAGGAAGAGACGGCAGAGATAGTCGAGCAGTTCGTCGGCGCCGTGGCCGGGCAGGATGGTGTCGGCGGGGACGCCAGTGTAATGGGAAAGAGCAGCGCGCAGGCTGGTTTGCTGCGGGTCGGGATAGATATGATACCACGGGAATTCGGTCAGGGCCTGGCGCAGGCGCGGCGAAGGGCCGTACGGATTCTCGTTGGCGTCGAGCTTGACGATCTCCTCGGGCCGCCTTCCCATGCGCGCGCTCAACACCTCGAACGGCTGCACGGGGGTGTATTCCTCCATGCGAGCGATGTCGGGGCGGAGGAGGGGGGAGATTGGAGAGTGGGGATTGGAGATTGGGGGGGCGGACATGGCAACGAGAAGGAAGTCAGGACTTGGTCTTGACAATGTATATACGATCGGCTAGAATCGATTCATGGATGAGCGACTGATCAGGCAGAATATCAATGATCTGCAAAAACGATTACAGAAAGATCGGGCAATGACGATGATCAGCCTGCGAGTGCCCGAAGATGTGCTGGAGGACTTGAAGCGCGTCGCCCCGTTACTCGGCTTCTCAGGCTATCAGCCTCTCATCCGAGCTTACATCGGCCAGGGGCTGCGCGCCGATCTCGAACGGTTGGAGGCCAAGCCGGAAATAGCGGCGTTGGTCGAGAATTTGCGAAAGTACGGGGTAAGCAACGAGATCATAGCATCGGCACTGGCCGAAAGTCGCCCAACCTGGCAAGCCTCGACCGTTGAGGGCGAACCCAATCTCTAATCTCCAATCCCCAATCTCTCTCTCGCGGCGGCGGCGTGGGCATCCAGTCCTTCCGCCAGGGCCAGGCGGGCGGCGATGGGGCTGAGTTCGGCGCTGGCGGCGGGCGTGAGGGCGATGAGGCTGATGCGCTTGATGAAGTCCTCGACGTTGAGCGGCGAGGCGAAGCGGGCGGTGCCTTCGGTGGGCATGACGTGGCTCGGCCCGGCGATGTAGTCGCCCAGGACCTCGAACGAGTATTCGCCGACGAAGATGCCGCCGGCGTTGCGCACGGCCGGGACGAGCGCCCACGGTTCGGCCACGGCCAGGCAGAGGTGTTCGGGCGCAAAGGCGTTGGCGGCGTCCACGGCGGCTGCCAGATCGGGCGTGATCACGGCCCCGCCGCGAGTGGAAAGCGATTCGGCGATGATGTCGGCCCGGCTGAGCGATTCCAGCCGTCCGGCCACCGCCGCCTGCACGGCCTCGGCAAGCGGCCGGCTGGGGGTGAGGAGGATGGCCGTGGCCAGGACATCGTGCTCGGCCTGGGCCAGCAGATCGGCGGCCACGCGGCCCGGATCGGCCCCGGCATCGGCGATCACCACCGTTTCCGTTGGCCCCGGCAGCCCGTCGATCCCGACCATGCCGTACACCTGCCGTTTGGCCAGGGTGACGAATAGCCCGCCCGGCCCCACAATCTTGTCCACGGCGACGATGGTTTCTGTGCCGAAGGCCATGGCCCCGATCGCCTGCGCCCCACCGAGCGCGTACATCTCGTCCACGCCGGCGATTTCGGCGGCGGCGAGGATGACATCGGGAACCCGGCCGGTGCTGCGGTCGGGCGGCGAGCAGGCGATGACGCGCTCGACGCCGGCCACGCGGGCGATGACGGCCGACATCAGCAGCGACGAGGGCAGCGGCGCCGTCCCGCCTGGCACATAGACCCCCACCGAAGCCAACGGCCGTACGATCTGGCCGAGCGTGCCCTCGCCTTCGTCCATGTGCAGCCACGATTGGCTGGGCTGGCGACGGTGGAAGGCGGCGATACGGTTGGCGGCGCGTTGCATGGCCTGGCCGAGTTCGGGGTCGAGGCGGTCGCGCGCGGCCCGGCGCGCCGAGGCGGACACGAGCAAGTCGTCCGTGCTGGCGCCGTCGATGCGTTGCGACCATTCGCGCAGGGC
The Caldilineales bacterium genome window above contains:
- the hisC gene encoding histidinol-phosphate transaminase, with amino-acid sequence MSAPPISNPHSPISPLLRPDIARMEEYTPVQPFEVLSARMGRRPEEIVKLDANENPYGPSPRLRQALTEFPWYHIYPDPQQTSLRAALSHYTGVPADTILPGHGADELLDYLCRLFLTPGDAILSCPPTFGMYSFDAKLSGGRVVDVWRREDFSLDVEGIEQAALGSAPRPKLLFLTSPNNPDGSLIPHEALRRLLRLPLVVVVDEAYIEFAADGQSVATWVPGAPNLVVLRTFSKWAGLAGLRLGYGIFPLAIIQHLWKFKQPYNVNVAATVAGLTSLDDLPYLRTRIEALKIERDRLIAELGRFPYLRPYPSQANFVLCRVEGRPAADLHRRLAEQGVLVRYYDKPGLQNCIRVSAGRPQDTERLLGALEVINHV
- a CDS encoding BrnA antitoxin family protein; this translates as MDERLIRQNINDLQKRLQKDRAMTMISLRVPEDVLEDLKRVAPLLGFSGYQPLIRAYIGQGLRADLERLEAKPEIAALVENLRKYGVSNEIIASALAESRPTWQASTVEGEPNL
- the hisD gene encoding histidinol dehydrogenase; this translates as MLLPILDLPTARRTILRRQNWADADYPASVLDRIARTFGEPLTPEAAVRRILADIRQRGDAALREWSQRIDGASTDDLLVSASARRAARDRLDPELGQAMQRAANRIAAFHRRQPSQSWLHMDEGEGTLGQIVRPLASVGVYVPGGTAPLPSSLLMSAVIARVAGVERVIACSPPDRSTGRVPDVILAAAEIAGVDEMYALGGAQAIGAMAFGTETIVAVDKIVGPGGLFVTLAKRQVYGMVGIDGLPGPTETVVIADAGADPGRVAADLLAQAEHDVLATAILLTPSRPLAEAVQAAVAGRLESLSRADIIAESLSTRGGAVITPDLAAAVDAANAFAPEHLCLAVAEPWALVPAVRNAGGIFVGEYSFEVLGDYIAGPSHVMPTEGTARFASPLNVEDFIKRISLIALTPAASAELSPIAARLALAEGLDAHAAAARERLGIGD